From the Lathyrus oleraceus cultivar Zhongwan6 chromosome 3, CAAS_Psat_ZW6_1.0, whole genome shotgun sequence genome, the window GAAGCTCACAACCGTCAAATTGAACTTGCTGAGTCCCTAACATGGTAGACATTAAATTCAAACCATAGTTTTGAGCACTTTGAACAGCCAGAACCGGATGGCCCTCAGGAGTTAACAATACCTCCTGCTTTGGTTGCTCAATCTTTGAATCATTATCAGTTATAGAAATACCTTCTGAAGCCAGTGTCGTTTTAACTAGATAAGATGAAGAATGTGCATAATCAACATGACCTCCATGTTCAGTCAATGGCGCACTTTGGTTGTGTTCAGTACGGTTCATCATGACATCATTGATTGGACGAAGAGATTGCATATAGCCATTGGAGCTGCACAAGATTTATGTTACCTGTATAACGATTGCTCGCCTCCTATTGTTCACCGAGACGTGAAAGCAAGTAACATTCTTTTGGATTCACAATTCAACACTAAAGTTGCTGATTTTGGTCTCGCCAAGATACTGATCAAACCAGAAGAACTTGCCACCATGTCAGCTGTGGCTGGCACATTTGGATATATTGCTCCAGGTAAAAAAATAGTTTCAAATTCCCGTTTTCTCATAAAATTTGACTATCTTAAGTTATTAGATCTCAATGTTTATTTTGTGCATGAATTGCAGAATATGCTCAATCAATTAGAGTTAACGAGAAGATAGATGTTTACAGCTTTGGAGCAGTTCTATTGGAACTGACAACTGGAAAAGAAGTTAATCCTGGATACGAATACTTGTCGCTTGCAGAATAGGTGTGACGCCATATTCAGATAGGAACCGATATAGAAGAGCTTCTGGACAAAGATGCTGTGAAACCAAGTAACACAACATCTTCAAATTCAGGATTATGTGCACTTCAACACTTCCAGCTAGTAGACCATCAACGAAGGAAGTCTTGAAGATGTTGATCGGTTGCAGAGATCCGCAAGCCAATGCAGGGACGATCGTTGGTATCTATGATGATGCTCCACTTCTTAAGAATTCGAAATGGGAAAAGCAGGTGGAATATTCAGAATATCAGTTAAGAAGTTTGCATTTGAGGCATCTGTATTAACTTTACTATGTGCAAACTTCAACAGGTACAGGAGGAATGGCTGCAATTGATTTGCCAAAGAATTCTTCATAAAGAGATGTTTGGAGCTTGTTCAGTTCGGATGCCTTGTTCGAATGCAAGAGTCCCTGACTGAACTGCGTGAGATTGAATGAGATTCCTGATACTCGCATGTGATGAATGGATGCAGTAACAAGTCTGATGCAGAAGGTGTTAAATTCGGTTCCTTGTGAAGGTATTTCAGGTTTTTTGCACTAGAGCTTTTGACCGAATTCGACACGGTATTGACCTCAATTTTTTTGATTATTTTACAACCCTTCTTGTCCCATTGTTCGTCTTCATGTACTTATCTCCTGTTGTAACCATAACTTGGACTTTCAAATGCTTTCCAAACTCTTTACACACTTGAGATGTTTGACAAGCCAACTCACGGGACCAAAATAACAACTTGAATGACATTATCATCCTGATCAATTTTTTTTCAATGCAGGAATGCAAAATGCAACTGTTATTATGCAGGATTATGGATGATGGAACTGCAAAAAGGGATTGCATATGTTGCCTCTTCAAGTGTCAGGCTTTTAGTGTTTCCTGCACATAGATATTCCACTGTAACCGTTGATTCTTCAAATCCATGGGACTCGGGTGTATTGAGCTCTGAAACAGAAGCAGCGTGACAATCATTGGAAAGATTTCGAGCAGAAAGTTCGATGTTATAAATGAATTTTCCAGAATTCTCCATTTTCTTTCCTGTATGCTTTCTCTCTGATACTTGTTTATCTCGGCTTCTACAGGGTATGCTAGAGGTTTCAAGTTGTTGCATGCGGCAAGTGCGGCATTGATTTTTTCAGTCGTCTTAATATCTTTTGTATGCCTTCTTCTGCACGATACCAACATCCTGCAATGCCGGCTCTAATACTTCAAATAGTAAATCAATATCCTTCACATCTAATCCAGGCAACAACGAAATTGCGAAATCATGAAGCCGTGCCTTGAGAACTGGTTGAGACACGTCATTTGATGCACTGTCAATCTGCATAGATCTTTCTGAATCGTCTACCTTTGAGGATATCTCTCGTGCCTTCAAATTTCTGTTGCAACCTTGCTTTGTGTAATTAGAAACTATAAACTAGTTCATGTTATTCTATGAATATCAACTTCTTCTTTTACTTTAATACGTAAATGTTTCTCTAGAACTTTGAAACTCTCAGCTGTGTCCGAAGGATAGTTGTAAAACGAAGGGTAGATAGAAAAAAACTCCTTTGTAAAATGTTTTATACTTGTACAACCAAAATTCTGTTTTAGAATTGGGAAAAAGCCATATGTTTGCAACAGATAAATCTTCAGCTTCCAAATTCGATTGTATAAGGGATAACAATGTTTCAGGTCCTATTACGGCAAGAGCTGATCCAAGGCACACATGAAGTTGTTTCCTAAAGGGTCACTTCCTAAGTTGTGAAACATAGCTGAAACAAACATCAAATACTCTATCCCAGGCAACAACATAGTGATAAATCAAGTAAGCACTCAACAATTGCACACATTCTCCCAATAATGGTTGGTCATGCGATCCTTGATTCATCCAAAGTTATCTGACACACACCTTGTTTAATCAATGTCTCATTCATGCAATAATTGATCACGCTCTTGAGTGCATCAGCATCAAGTAAGCGGGCATCAAAAGTTATTCCATCCTCAGGCATCACAATCGATGAGGTAGAAAGAGTCGGTAACGGGCCTAGCACTTCAAGTAGCACTTCAGGAAAAACTtcttgaacatgaatgaagtaaTCGAGACATGAACGAGTAGGCCAAAAATCTCGAATATGCATGAAAATTTTCTCAATGTGAATGAAGAAACATGAATGCAAATTTTGAATgcgaaaaaaaataaaaatatgaattggtaaacatgaacatgaatgaaggatatgaaggtgaatgaagaaataatgcaaacgagtgatcaatggagaaaaaattttcagggccaaaatcggggtatgacaattatgagtattcacaaaatatggtcaaggtatgattaagattcaattcagaaagaagtgttatcaaaagtgaagtttgaaaaatcaaggacttaaggtccaagtttgtaatttgaaaagacatgaagatgtttgcacaacatttattttcaagtttgaaagcaacatgtgaaaaggtttaggacaaaagGGTATGGgtaatggagtgtaaaacttctcagaaaggttcacctcttgagatcatatggaagatgatttaagtgtgtccttaggaataagcaatgagcaataacaaataagcaaaacaaatgataccggatgccaaatgctggacttacaccaatctcacaaacaaaggtggataccggataccaatcaatggatttacaccagtctcctaaaacaaacagggatatcagatgccaataaatggacttatactaatctcctaaagcaaaacaaaacatggatatcggatgccaataaatggacttattccaatctcctaaaacaaaacaaaacatggatgtcagatgccaatctatctgggcttactctaatctccaacagatgatcatgggataacaaatgccaacaacatggacttacaattgaatcctcacatacaacaaacaaacaaaagcactaagcaaagaggacataagtggccaatgaaatggtcttacactcaatcccttccaaatcataggaacaatggccaatgaatggacttacagttgattcctcaatggacaaacaaagatgtgtcacaaagatctgaaatgatgatcatgcaataatgaacaattaatgatgataaatgcacaaaggcaaacaagcaaacatgtacagatgaaccaacaagcaatcaatgattcagttagcacacactatatacaagcaattaggctcaagcaaaggttagactttaaagtcaactgcaatggggtaagtgttgctcttaaccttaacattgagagttaaggtg encodes:
- the LOC127130354 gene encoding LRR receptor-like serine/threonine-protein kinase FEI 2, producing the protein MTSMFSQWRTLVVFSTVHHDIIDWTKRLHIAIGAAQDLCYLYNDCSPPIVHRDVKASNILLDSQFNTKVADFGLAKILIKPEELATMSAVAGTFGYIAPEYAQSIRVNEKIDVYSFGAVLLELTTGKEVNPGYEYLSLAE